A DNA window from Candidatus Methylacidiphilales bacterium contains the following coding sequences:
- the cimA gene encoding citramalate synthase, producing MKQPPVTIYDTTLRDGSQGEGINFSLADKLRLAERLCAFGVHYIEGGWPGSNEKDIAFFSEASRKNWGATKIAAFGSTRKAGVAVEQDPQVRMLLDAETPVVTFFGKSWLLHVEKVLRTTAEENLRMIFDTVAHLKKHGREVIYDAEHFFDGYKADPAYALKTLQAAQDAGAEYLVLCDTNGGSLPGEVREITKTVAEKVKAKLGIHTHNDCGLGVANALAAVENGALQVQGTMNGFGERTGNCNLTTVIPLLELKMGLPALPQGHLRQLCEVSRFVDEIANLHHDSRAPFVGLSSFAHKGGMHVNAVNKTDVSYEHIEPRLVGNRQRILVGELSGRTNVMLKARELGLHLEEKDPATRKILDRIKTLEMEGYEFEAADASFELLVRKALKPHKPFFELEEYHTTIRKNMAHDFSTCEATLRIRIQGNLVHTVAEGDGPINALDQSFRSALMQHYPQIARVSLIDYKVRILNTGSGTAARTRVLIESSDGHHEWGTVGVSDNVIEASWLALSDSVEYYLLKQQEN from the coding sequence ATGAAACAACCTCCAGTCACCATCTACGACACGACCCTGCGGGACGGTTCCCAGGGAGAGGGCATTAACTTTTCCCTGGCCGACAAACTCAGGCTGGCGGAGCGCTTGTGCGCGTTCGGCGTCCATTATATCGAGGGCGGCTGGCCCGGATCGAACGAAAAGGACATCGCCTTTTTCTCCGAAGCCTCGCGCAAAAATTGGGGCGCCACAAAAATCGCGGCCTTCGGAAGCACCCGCAAAGCCGGTGTCGCGGTTGAGCAGGACCCGCAGGTACGCATGTTGTTGGATGCCGAAACGCCCGTCGTGACTTTTTTTGGAAAGTCATGGCTGTTGCATGTTGAAAAAGTCCTCCGCACCACGGCGGAAGAAAATCTGCGCATGATCTTTGACACCGTCGCGCACCTCAAAAAGCACGGGCGCGAGGTGATCTACGATGCCGAGCATTTTTTCGACGGCTATAAAGCCGACCCGGCCTATGCCCTGAAAACTCTTCAAGCAGCCCAGGACGCCGGCGCAGAATACCTCGTGCTGTGCGACACCAACGGCGGCAGCCTGCCCGGGGAAGTGCGTGAAATCACAAAAACCGTCGCTGAGAAAGTGAAAGCAAAGCTGGGTATCCACACGCATAATGACTGCGGGTTGGGAGTGGCCAACGCACTGGCTGCCGTTGAAAACGGCGCCTTGCAGGTCCAAGGCACCATGAACGGGTTCGGCGAACGCACCGGGAACTGCAACCTGACAACCGTCATCCCGTTGTTGGAGCTAAAAATGGGCCTGCCCGCTCTGCCACAGGGGCATCTGCGCCAGTTGTGCGAGGTTTCGCGCTTTGTGGACGAAATCGCCAACCTGCACCACGACAGCCGGGCGCCGTTTGTCGGGCTTTCCTCCTTCGCTCACAAGGGCGGGATGCATGTCAATGCGGTGAATAAAACCGACGTCAGTTACGAGCATATCGAGCCCAGGCTTGTGGGCAACCGGCAGCGCATCCTGGTCGGCGAATTGTCCGGCCGCACCAACGTCATGCTGAAAGCCCGCGAGCTCGGGCTTCATCTGGAGGAAAAAGACCCCGCCACCCGGAAAATCCTGGATCGGATCAAGACCCTGGAAATGGAAGGGTATGAATTTGAAGCGGCAGACGCTTCGTTTGAACTGCTGGTCCGAAAGGCCTTAAAGCCGCACAAGCCCTTCTTTGAACTGGAGGAATACCACACCACCATCCGCAAAAACATGGCGCATGACTTCAGCACCTGCGAAGCCACGTTGAGAATCCGCATCCAGGGGAACCTCGTGCATACGGTCGCCGAGGGGGATGGGCCCATCAATGCGCTCGATCAATCCTTCCGCAGCGCTCTGATGCAACACTATCCCCAAATCGCCCGCGTCTCACTCATCGATTACAAGGTGCGCATCCTCAACACGGGATCCGGCACGGCTGCGCGCACGCGCGTGCTGATTGAATCGTCCGACGGCCACCATGAATGGGGAACCGTCGGGGTGTCCGACAACGTGATTGAAGCGA
- a CDS encoding glycosyltransferase, with amino-acid sequence MNQPYLSVVIPVFNEEKNLDPLFARACATLDRLGKSWELIFVDDGSSDRSREILASLHQERPDHIRVVLLNRNYGQHMAIIAGFERVRGEVIVTLDADLQNPPEEIPKLVDSYGQGHDSIGGVRQNRQDSAFRRYASALINRLREMMTDIKMEDQGCMLRAYSRPVVQAIVSSNELHTFIPALAYRFASNPGEVSVAHSGRGAGTSKYSLLKLLRLNFDLITGFTLVPLHIFTCVGFLSCMMSLGLVGVLLFRRFIYPGASEVEGVFTLFAILFFLVSVVIAGVGLIGEYVGRIYQVVQQRPRYIVEKVLEKLS; translated from the coding sequence ATGAACCAACCTTATCTTTCCGTTGTCATTCCCGTTTTTAACGAGGAAAAGAATCTCGACCCGCTCTTTGCGCGGGCCTGCGCCACGCTGGACCGGCTTGGAAAATCCTGGGAGCTTATTTTTGTCGATGACGGGAGCAGCGACCGGTCGCGCGAAATCCTTGCCTCGCTTCATCAGGAGCGGCCCGATCATATCCGCGTGGTGTTGCTCAACCGCAATTACGGGCAGCACATGGCCATCATTGCGGGCTTTGAGCGGGTGCGTGGCGAAGTCATTGTCACCCTGGATGCCGATCTGCAAAATCCGCCCGAGGAAATTCCCAAACTCGTGGACAGTTACGGGCAGGGGCATGATTCCATCGGCGGCGTGCGCCAGAACCGCCAGGATTCGGCTTTCCGGCGTTATGCCTCGGCCCTGATCAACCGCCTGCGCGAGATGATGACCGATATCAAAATGGAGGACCAGGGCTGCATGTTGCGCGCCTACAGCCGTCCTGTTGTCCAGGCGATTGTCTCCAGTAATGAGTTGCACACCTTCATTCCCGCGCTGGCCTACCGCTTCGCCTCCAATCCGGGAGAGGTTTCAGTGGCGCACTCAGGCCGCGGCGCCGGTACATCCAAGTACAGCCTGTTGAAGCTGCTGCGTTTGAACTTTGACCTTATCACGGGGTTCACCCTGGTGCCGCTTCATATTTTTACCTGTGTCGGGTTTTTGTCCTGCATGATGAGCCTCGGCCTGGTCGGCGTGCTCCTGTTCCGCCGTTTTATTTACCCGGGCGCATCCGAGGTGGAGGGCGTTTTCACCCTCTTTGCCATCCTCTTTTTCCTGGTCAGCGTTGTCATCGCGGGCGTTGGGTTGATAGGCGAATACGTGGGGCGCATTTACCAGGTGGTGCAGCAGCGCCCACGCTACATTGTTGAAAAGGTCCTGGAGAAACTGTCTTGA
- a CDS encoding glycosyltransferase family 39 protein yields the protein MEGSQKIEERQDGCRNAMQKAILILLFAAWLLPGLFGREPWKADEAYSFGLVFHIAKTGDLIVPTLGGEPFMEKPPLLYATAAGFMRLLAPPFQPYEAARLSIVLFHLITFVCLGCAGRLLYGPGKGWIAPLLLIASPGLLHIGHMMVTDIALLAGMAMAYLGLAMALRRPLAGGLLLGAGTGIAFLSKGLIGPGVLGLTCLLLPVVSGVWRTRGYWASLAVAVISALPWVLIWPALLYERSPDLFAQWFWVQNLGRFTGQREATDHVTYGFYFVQLLWFALPGFPLMLWTLWKEKIRGWTSAEVSLPLAGFLVLIVVLTLSGQKREIYGLPLLLPIALLGTRHLESLPDLVCRGWRLLILIAFSPLAAFVWLGWVAQLTHVPGIFWQFFHSKIPDYQLAVHGGMLAAALIGTGFWIFVLLGARSARPFPLLINWTAGLALIYLLVMTLWLPTINWDMSYRKTFVDLRQTLGGYSGPVGSRGLGEPQRALLEYYAGLQTRRAEVDAANYAKCDVFLMQGDYRTGNLMGPPPEGSWRLFWEGRRSGKESYRLYRKTETNIQKPLKP from the coding sequence ATGGAAGGGTCACAGAAAATTGAAGAGCGGCAGGACGGCTGCAGGAATGCGATGCAGAAAGCGATTCTGATCCTGCTCTTTGCAGCCTGGCTGCTGCCGGGACTTTTCGGGCGCGAGCCTTGGAAGGCGGATGAGGCCTATTCCTTCGGGTTGGTGTTTCATATTGCAAAAACCGGGGATCTCATTGTGCCTACCCTGGGGGGCGAACCCTTCATGGAAAAACCTCCGCTGCTCTATGCGACAGCCGCGGGTTTTATGCGCTTGCTTGCTCCGCCCTTTCAACCCTACGAAGCGGCCCGGCTTTCCATCGTTCTGTTCCATCTCATCACTTTTGTCTGCCTGGGTTGTGCGGGGCGCCTGCTCTACGGGCCCGGCAAGGGTTGGATTGCGCCGCTCCTGCTGATCGCCAGCCCCGGTTTGCTCCATATCGGCCACATGATGGTGACGGATATCGCCTTGCTGGCCGGCATGGCCATGGCTTATCTGGGTCTAGCGATGGCTCTGCGCCGCCCGCTGGCCGGCGGCTTGTTGTTGGGCGCGGGAACGGGGATTGCCTTTTTATCCAAAGGCTTGATAGGGCCGGGGGTCCTTGGTCTGACGTGCCTGCTGCTGCCGGTTGTTTCAGGGGTGTGGCGCACGCGCGGTTATTGGGCCAGCCTGGCCGTTGCGGTAATCAGCGCGCTGCCCTGGGTGCTGATCTGGCCGGCTCTATTGTATGAACGTTCACCCGATCTGTTTGCCCAATGGTTCTGGGTACAAAACCTTGGCCGTTTTACGGGACAACGGGAAGCAACCGACCATGTCACCTATGGTTTTTATTTTGTTCAATTGCTTTGGTTTGCCCTGCCCGGCTTTCCGCTGATGCTCTGGACGCTGTGGAAGGAAAAAATCCGTGGCTGGACTTCCGCTGAAGTCAGCCTGCCTCTGGCGGGCTTTCTCGTTTTGATCGTGGTTTTGACTCTCTCCGGACAGAAGCGTGAAATCTACGGCCTGCCGTTGTTGCTGCCCATTGCCTTGCTGGGTACGAGACATCTGGAATCCCTGCCGGACCTTGTGTGCCGCGGGTGGAGACTTCTGATCCTCATTGCGTTTTCGCCGCTGGCTGCGTTTGTCTGGCTTGGTTGGGTTGCGCAGTTGACCCATGTTCCCGGCATCTTCTGGCAATTTTTTCACAGCAAGATTCCGGACTACCAGCTTGCCGTTCATGGCGGGATGTTGGCCGCCGCATTGATTGGGACGGGCTTTTGGATTTTTGTCCTGCTGGGCGCGCGCTCGGCCCGGCCATTCCCCCTCCTCATCAACTGGACGGCGGGGCTGGCATTGATCTACCTCCTTGTCATGACCCTTTGGCTGCCTACCATCAATTGGGATATGAGTTACCGGAAAACTTTTGTCGATCTCCGCCAGACGCTGGGCGGTTATTCCGGCCCGGTCGGAAGCCGTGGACTGGGGGAACCGCAGCGGGCGCTGTTGGAATATTATGCCGGGCTCCAAACGCGGCGCGCGGAAGTCGATGCCGCCAATTACGCGAAATGCGATGTTTTTCTCATGCAGGGGGATTATCGGACCGGCAACCTGATGGGGCCTCCGCCGGAGGGGTCCTGGCGGTTGTTTTGGGAGGGCCGCCGGTCTGGAAAAGAATCCTACCGCCTGTATCGCAAGACAGAAACCAACATCCAAAAACCATTAAAACCGTGA
- a CDS encoding DegT/DnrJ/EryC1/StrS family aminotransferase, whose translation MSENFLPFSRPTISEAAIQEVSDCLRSGWITTGPRVQKFEAMLSDYFQTPGVQCCTSATAGLFMALLALDLKPGDEVITSSMTFAATLNCIVLAGGTPKLVDINRSTLNMEPDGVAAAITPRTKAVMPVHFSGLPVDMDPLYALAKKHGLRVIEDAAHAIGTEYHGKRIGSFGDTQVFSFHPNKNMTTGEGGCIVTRDPAMQKRVNLLRFHGIDREAWARFSRQGSPQYDISLAGYKFNMMDMQAALGIHQLPALDGFIEKRTALAMRYYELLGPITTLALPGKVSYRHRHAWHLFTVLVDADRLGFSRDDFMQKLKEHDIGTGLHYQAVHLSSYYQKNWGFKRGDFPNAEHVSDRIASLPLFPLMTEQDQDRVVAALKKVCQSA comes from the coding sequence GTGAGCGAAAATTTCCTGCCCTTTTCCCGCCCGACGATCAGCGAGGCCGCCATCCAGGAGGTGTCCGATTGCCTCCGCTCCGGCTGGATCACCACCGGCCCGCGCGTCCAAAAATTCGAGGCGATGCTTTCCGATTATTTTCAAACGCCCGGCGTCCAGTGTTGCACCTCCGCGACGGCGGGATTGTTCATGGCGCTGCTGGCGCTGGACCTCAAGCCCGGGGACGAGGTCATTACCAGTTCGATGACGTTTGCCGCCACGCTCAATTGCATTGTTCTGGCCGGCGGTACGCCGAAGCTGGTGGATATCAACCGGTCCACGCTCAACATGGAACCGGACGGCGTTGCGGCCGCCATCACACCCAGAACCAAAGCCGTCATGCCTGTGCATTTTTCAGGCCTTCCGGTGGACATGGACCCTCTCTATGCGCTGGCAAAAAAACACGGGCTGCGCGTCATCGAAGACGCCGCCCATGCCATCGGAACGGAATATCACGGCAAACGGATTGGCAGTTTTGGGGATACCCAGGTTTTCAGTTTTCATCCCAATAAAAACATGACCACCGGGGAAGGCGGCTGCATTGTCACCCGCGACCCCGCGATGCAGAAGCGCGTGAATCTGCTGCGCTTTCACGGGATTGACCGCGAGGCATGGGCACGTTTCAGCAGGCAGGGCAGCCCGCAATACGACATCAGCCTGGCGGGTTACAAATTCAACATGATGGATATGCAGGCGGCGCTCGGCATCCATCAATTGCCGGCACTGGACGGGTTCATTGAAAAACGCACGGCTTTGGCCATGCGCTATTATGAGTTGCTCGGCCCCATAACAACACTTGCGCTTCCCGGAAAGGTTTCTTATCGCCACCGCCATGCCTGGCATTTGTTCACGGTACTGGTCGATGCCGACCGGCTCGGATTTTCGCGCGACGACTTCATGCAAAAATTAAAGGAGCATGACATCGGCACGGGGCTCCATTACCAGGCCGTCCACCTCAGTTCTTATTATCAAAAAAACTGGGGCTTCAAGCGCGGGGATTTTCCGAATGCCGAACATGTATCCGACCGGATCGCCAGTCTGCCGCTTTTCCCGCTCATGACTGAACAGGACCAGGACCGCGTTGTGGCGGCTCTCAAGAAAGTGTGCCAATCCGCATGA